The genomic segment GCCGATGCCGAAGGCCAGCGCCACCGACGCCAGGATCAGGCCCAGGCGGCGGTTGGCTTTCTTCTGCTCTTCGCTCGTCACGGTGTTTGCGGCTTCAGTGGGCCGCACCGGCGTTGCGGTTGACCGACGACGGCACCGCGTCCAGCACGCGCGTCGCGGTCACGTCCAGCCTGGGCGGCACTTCGAAGGTGTGGAAGGGCGCCGGCGACGGCACTTCCCACTCGAGGCCTTCGGCGCCGCGGCCGTTCGGATCATTCCAGGGGCGCTGGCCGGCCGGCGCGCCGCGGCCGCGCATGACGGGCAGCACCACGAAGATGAAGAAGTACACCTGGGCTAGGCCGAAGGCGAAGGCGCCGAGCGAAGCCCACAGGTTGAAGTCGGCGAACTGCATCGGGTAGTCGGCATAGCGGCGCGGCATGCCGGCCAGCCCGAGGAAGTGCATCGGGAAGAAGGTGACGTTGAAGGAGATCAGCGACCACCAGAAGTGGATCTTCCCGCGCGTCTCGTCGTACATCACGCCGGTCCACTTGGGCGACCAGTAGTAGAAGCCCGAGAAGAGGGCGAACAGCGAGCCGGCCACCAGCACATAGTGGAAGTGGGCCACGACGTAGTAAGTGTCCTGCAGCAGCAGGTCGATCGGCGCCATGGCCAGGATCAGGCCGGTGAAGCCGCCGATGGTGAACACGAAGATGAAGCCGACGGCGAACAGCATCGGCGTTTCGAACGTCATCGAGCCCTGCCACATCGTCGCGATCCAGTTGAAGATCTTCACGGCCGTGGGCACCGCGATCAGCATGGTCGCGTACATGAAGAACAGCTGGCCCGTCACCGGCATGCCCGTGGTGAACATGTGGTGCGCCCAGACGATGAACGACAGGATGGCGATCGAACTGGTCGCGTACACCATCGAGGCGTAGCCGAACAGGCGCTTGCGCGAGAAGGCGGGCACGACCTGGCTGATGATGCCGAAGGCCGGCAGGATCATGATGTAGACCTCGGGGTGGCCGAAGAACCAGAAGATGTGCTGGTACATCACCGGGTCGCCGCCGCCGGCCGGGTTGAAGAACGTGGTGCCGAAGTGGCGGTCGGTCAGCGTCATCGTGATCGCGCCGGCCAGCACGGGCATCACCGCGATCAGCAGGTAGGCCGTGATCAGCCAGGTCCACGCGAACATCGGCATCTTCATCAGCGTCATGCCGGGCGCGCGCATGTTGAGGATGGTCACGATGATGTTGATCGAGCCCATGATCGAGCTGGCGCCCATGATGTGCATCGCGAAGATGCCGGCGTCCATCGACGGGCCCATCTGCAGCGTCAGCGGCGCGTACAGCGTCCAGCCGGCCGACGGCGCGCCGCCGGGCATGAAGAACGAGCCGACGAGCATCAGGCCCGCGGGGATCAGCAGCCAGAAGCTGAAGTTGTTCATCCGCGCGAACGCCATGTCCGCCGCGCCGATCTGCAGCGGGATCATCCAGTTCGCGAAGCCCACGAACGCCGGCATGATGGCGCCGAACACCATGATCAGGCCGTGCATGGTGGTCAGCTGGTTGAACATCTCCGGGTTCACCAGCTGCAGGCCGGGCTGGAACAGCTCGGCGCGGATGCCCATGGCGAGCAGGCCGCCGAACATCAGCATGAAGAACGAGAACAGCAGGTAGAGCGTTCCGATGTCCTTGTGGTTGGTGGCGTAGACCCAGCGGCGCCAGCCGACGGGGGCATGGTCGTGGTGGTCGTCGTGCCCGTGCGCGTGGCCGTGGGGATCGAGAACTGCGCTCATGGGGTTTCCTCGGGATGCCTTGTGTTTACTTGCCGCGCTGCGCCAGCACGTCGGCCGGCTGGACCACCTGGCCGGTCTTGTTGGTCCATGCGTTCTTGGTGTAGCTGATCACCGCCGCGATCTCGGTGTCGGACAGCTGCTTCCAGGCCGGCATGGCGTTGCGGCCGTTCAGCACGATCGCGATCTGCTTGGTCTTGTCGGTGTCCGTCACGATGGGCGAGCCGGCCAGCGGCTTGTTGGCGCCGGCGCCCGCGCCGGTGGGCAGGTGGCACACCGCGCAGTTCTTGTTGTAGACCTGCTCGCCGCGGGCCACGATGTCGGTCAGCGTC from the Ramlibacter henchirensis genome contains:
- the ctaD gene encoding cytochrome c oxidase subunit I, with product MSAVLDPHGHAHGHDDHHDHAPVGWRRWVYATNHKDIGTLYLLFSFFMLMFGGLLAMGIRAELFQPGLQLVNPEMFNQLTTMHGLIMVFGAIMPAFVGFANWMIPLQIGAADMAFARMNNFSFWLLIPAGLMLVGSFFMPGGAPSAGWTLYAPLTLQMGPSMDAGIFAMHIMGASSIMGSINIIVTILNMRAPGMTLMKMPMFAWTWLITAYLLIAVMPVLAGAITMTLTDRHFGTTFFNPAGGGDPVMYQHIFWFFGHPEVYIMILPAFGIISQVVPAFSRKRLFGYASMVYATSSIAILSFIVWAHHMFTTGMPVTGQLFFMYATMLIAVPTAVKIFNWIATMWQGSMTFETPMLFAVGFIFVFTIGGFTGLILAMAPIDLLLQDTYYVVAHFHYVLVAGSLFALFSGFYYWSPKWTGVMYDETRGKIHFWWSLISFNVTFFPMHFLGLAGMPRRYADYPMQFADFNLWASLGAFAFGLAQVYFFIFVVLPVMRGRGAPAGQRPWNDPNGRGAEGLEWEVPSPAPFHTFEVPPRLDVTATRVLDAVPSSVNRNAGAAH
- a CDS encoding cytochrome oxidase small assembly protein; this translates as MTSEEQKKANRRLGLILASVALAFGIGFVAKLLLIGG